Proteins encoded within one genomic window of Acidimicrobiales bacterium:
- the rsmA gene encoding 16S rRNA (adenine(1518)-N(6)/adenine(1519)-N(6))-dimethyltransferase RsmA, which translates to MTHSHPEIRALLQLHGLTPSRALGQNFVGDANTVRRIARLAEVGAGDRVVEIGPGLGSLSLALLETGASLTVVELDRYLIPILEQMLPTARVVHADALEVDWSELLGDEPWVLVANLPYNVATPLVLRVLAEAPMVQRMLVMVQREVGERFAARPGSKAYGAVTVKVAWSATATVVGKVPATVFVPKPNVDSALVLFERHADVGSDDERARVFELVEAGFATRRKMLRNTLAGRVDDECFARAGIDPMERAERLDLDAWRRLAACALPPS; encoded by the coding sequence GTGACGCACAGTCACCCGGAAATTCGCGCCCTTCTCCAACTTCACGGCCTGACCCCGAGCCGCGCCCTCGGCCAGAACTTCGTCGGCGACGCCAACACCGTGCGCCGCATCGCCCGGCTCGCCGAGGTCGGCGCCGGTGATCGCGTCGTCGAGATCGGTCCCGGCCTCGGGTCGCTGTCGCTGGCGCTGCTCGAGACCGGCGCGTCGCTCACCGTCGTCGAGCTCGACCGCTACCTCATCCCGATCCTGGAACAGATGCTGCCGACGGCGCGCGTCGTGCACGCCGACGCGCTCGAAGTCGACTGGTCCGAACTGCTCGGCGACGAGCCGTGGGTGCTGGTGGCCAACCTGCCCTACAACGTGGCGACGCCGCTGGTGTTGCGCGTGCTCGCCGAGGCGCCGATGGTGCAGCGCATGCTCGTGATGGTGCAGCGCGAGGTGGGCGAGCGGTTCGCGGCGCGGCCCGGGTCGAAGGCCTACGGCGCGGTGACGGTAAAGGTGGCGTGGAGCGCCACCGCGACCGTGGTGGGCAAGGTGCCGGCGACGGTGTTCGTGCCCAAGCCCAACGTCGACTCCGCGCTCGTGTTGTTCGAGCGCCACGCCGACGTGGGTTCGGACGACGAGCGCGCCCGCGTATTCGAGTTGGTCGAGGCGGGCTTCGCCACGCGGCGCAAGATGCTGCGCAACACGCTCGCCGGCCGCGTCGACGACGAGTGCTTCGCCCGCGCCGGCATCGACCCGATGGAACGCGCCGAGCGGCTCGACCTCGACGCGTGGAGAAGACTGGCGGCGTGCGCGCTCCCGCCAAGCTGA
- a CDS encoding septal ring lytic transglycosylase RlpA family protein, with translation MRNSKTPEGPVELTSSARVDFSTRLAAARASRGEKRVYLAPATTTSTTEPPPPPTTVKPRVIVRKTTPTTAKPKPAPAAKPKPASSSSSSATASTSSSGPVRPMPAAGPNTSHQDGKASYYEASYHAQNPWICAHRTLPMGTVVTVTNVATGKSITCEVGDRGPYAGQDRILDLSKYAFSQLANPSSGVISVHLSW, from the coding sequence TTGCGTAACAGCAAGACACCAGAGGGACCGGTCGAGCTCACGAGTTCGGCGCGTGTCGACTTCTCGACGCGGCTCGCCGCGGCCCGGGCGTCGCGCGGCGAAAAACGCGTCTACCTGGCGCCGGCGACGACCACGTCGACGACGGAGCCGCCTCCGCCCCCCACCACCGTCAAGCCCCGCGTGATCGTGCGCAAGACCACGCCGACCACGGCCAAGCCCAAGCCCGCACCGGCGGCGAAGCCGAAGCCGGCGTCGTCGTCGTCGTCTTCGGCTACGGCGAGCACATCGTCGTCGGGCCCCGTGCGGCCGATGCCGGCGGCCGGTCCGAACACCAGCCATCAGGACGGCAAGGCCAGCTACTACGAGGCCAGCTACCACGCGCAGAACCCGTGGATCTGCGCCCACCGGACGCTGCCGATGGGCACGGTAGTCACGGTCACCAACGTGGCGACGGGCAAGTCGATCACGTGCGAGGTCGGCGACCGCGGCCCCTACGCCGGTCAGGATCGCATCCTCGACCTGTCGAAGTACGCATTCAGCCAGTTGGCGAACCCGTCGTCGGGCGTCATCTCGGTTCACCTTTCTTGGTGA
- a CDS encoding TatD family hydrolase — translation MPWADSHCHVPWEGSDTSAFDAARAAGVARFITIGTGADTSRTAIAAAEANLDVWATVGLHPHDASEGLEGLPDPKDHPRVVAIGECGLDFYYNHSPAEVQKAVFARQIAWAKELDLALVIHTRGAWPETLDILDAEGLPERTIIHCFTGGPEEAKACIERGAFISISGIVTFKKADDVRAAVQVVPLDRILVETDAPFLAPVPHRGKQNEPAFVPLVGAAVGVLRGLDAEEIAAVTWENTSVAFKLPRILHTSA, via the coding sequence ATGCCCTGGGCCGACAGCCACTGCCACGTGCCGTGGGAGGGGAGCGACACGTCGGCGTTCGACGCGGCCCGCGCTGCGGGTGTGGCGCGCTTCATCACCATCGGTACGGGCGCCGACACCTCCCGCACCGCGATCGCGGCGGCCGAAGCCAACCTCGATGTGTGGGCCACGGTGGGCCTGCATCCGCACGACGCGTCCGAGGGGCTCGAGGGCCTGCCCGACCCGAAGGACCACCCGCGGGTCGTGGCGATTGGCGAGTGCGGGCTCGACTTCTATTACAACCACTCGCCGGCGGAGGTGCAGAAGGCGGTCTTCGCCCGCCAGATCGCGTGGGCCAAAGAGCTCGACCTCGCCCTCGTGATTCACACACGCGGTGCGTGGCCCGAGACCCTCGACATTCTCGACGCCGAGGGTCTGCCGGAGCGCACGATCATCCACTGCTTCACCGGCGGGCCCGAAGAAGCCAAGGCATGCATCGAGCGCGGCGCATTCATCTCGATCTCGGGAATCGTGACGTTCAAGAAAGCTGACGACGTCCGTGCGGCGGTGCAGGTCGTCCCCCTTGACCGGATTTTGGTGGAGACCGATGCCCCATTTCTTGCGCCGGTGCCGCATAGGGGCAAACAGAACGAACCCGCCTTCGTGCCCCTCGTCGGTGCCGCCGTCGGAGTGCTGCGGGGACTGGACGCCGAAGAAATTGCGGCGGTCACGTGGGAAAACACATCGGTGGCATTCAAACTCCCGCGGATCTTGCACACGTCTGCATAA
- the metG gene encoding methionine--tRNA ligase, with amino-acid sequence MTEPGRFYITTPIYYVNDAPHIGHAYTTVNCDAIARWHRLLGDDTFFLTGTDEHGQKVQQAAEKQGKTPLELATLNAERYKDAWTQLDIRYDDFIRTSEPRHYTAVQALLSKIRDNGHIELDRYEGLYCVACEDYYTDAQAPDGKCPVHDTVLTVLSEENYFFRLSRFEDKLLEYYEQHPGFVTPQNKRNEALGFIKQGLQDISITRTSIDWGVPVPWDDKHVFYVWYDALINYCTAIGYGTDQAQFDKYWPVVNHVIGKEILRFHCVWWPAMLMAAGIDPPQHIQVHGWLLVGGEKMSKTKLNQIAPADLLPDFGVDGYRYQFLRDVNFGNDGDFSYEGMVERYNTDLANNFGNLGARVAAVVNSKCGGVGPAPAEDAGELTFKARALVEAACEAWDAFAPHEALEATWELIRDTNAYLEEHEPWKLEPGEQVDRVMGNALEVLRIVCVLASPAIPNAAAELWRRIGLPGAPADVRVPDGLAWGGYPGGLPVVKGNPLFPRLQTK; translated from the coding sequence ATGACTGAACCCGGGCGCTTTTACATCACGACGCCGATCTACTACGTCAACGACGCGCCCCACATCGGTCACGCCTACACCACGGTCAACTGCGACGCCATCGCGCGTTGGCACCGGCTCCTCGGCGACGACACCTTCTTCCTCACCGGTACCGACGAGCACGGCCAGAAGGTCCAGCAGGCGGCCGAGAAGCAGGGCAAGACGCCGCTTGAGCTCGCCACGCTGAACGCCGAGCGGTACAAGGACGCCTGGACGCAGCTCGACATCCGTTACGACGACTTCATCCGTACCAGTGAGCCCCGCCATTACACGGCCGTGCAGGCGCTGCTGTCGAAGATCCGCGACAACGGCCACATCGAACTCGACCGCTACGAGGGCCTGTACTGCGTCGCCTGCGAGGACTACTACACCGACGCGCAGGCGCCCGACGGCAAGTGCCCGGTGCACGACACCGTCCTCACCGTGCTGTCGGAGGAGAACTACTTCTTCCGGCTGTCGCGCTTCGAGGACAAGTTGCTCGAGTACTACGAGCAGCACCCAGGCTTCGTCACGCCGCAGAACAAGCGCAACGAGGCACTCGGCTTCATCAAGCAGGGCCTGCAAGACATCTCGATCACGCGCACGTCGATCGACTGGGGCGTGCCCGTGCCGTGGGACGACAAGCACGTCTTCTACGTCTGGTACGACGCGCTGATCAACTACTGCACCGCCATCGGCTACGGCACCGACCAGGCGCAGTTCGACAAGTACTGGCCCGTCGTGAACCACGTCATCGGCAAGGAGATCCTGCGCTTCCACTGCGTGTGGTGGCCGGCGATGCTCATGGCCGCGGGCATCGACCCGCCGCAGCACATTCAGGTGCACGGCTGGCTGCTCGTCGGCGGCGAGAAGATGAGCAAGACCAAGCTCAACCAGATCGCGCCCGCCGACCTGCTGCCCGACTTCGGCGTCGACGGCTACCGCTACCAATTCCTGCGCGACGTCAACTTCGGCAACGACGGCGACTTCTCGTACGAGGGCATGGTCGAGCGCTACAACACCGACCTCGCCAACAACTTCGGCAACCTCGGCGCCCGCGTTGCCGCCGTCGTCAACAGCAAGTGCGGCGGCGTCGGGCCCGCGCCCGCCGAGGACGCTGGCGAGCTGACGTTCAAGGCGCGCGCCCTCGTCGAAGCGGCGTGCGAGGCGTGGGACGCGTTCGCGCCGCACGAAGCGCTCGAGGCAACGTGGGAACTCATCCGCGACACGAATGCGTATCTCGAAGAGCACGAGCCGTGGAAGCTCGAGCCCGGCGAGCAGGTCGACCGCGTCATGGGCAACGCGCTCGAGGTGCTGCGCATCGTGTGCGTGCTGGCGAGCCCCGCGATCCCGAACGCCGCCGCGGAACTGTGGCGGCGCATCGGGCTCCCGGGCGCGCCCGCAGACGTCCGCGTGCCCGACGGCTTGGCCTGGGGCGGCTACCCCGGTGGCCTCCCCGTCGTGAAGGGCAATCCGTTGTTCCCCCGTCTCCAGACCAAGTAG
- the rsmI gene encoding 16S rRNA (cytidine(1402)-2'-O)-methyltransferase → MTPGRLVVVATPIGNLGDLSPRAAATLAAADVVACEDTRHSRKLFTAMGLRTPTLIAVHKDNEVARSREILELLADGKTVAVVTDAGTPAVSDPGRHVVEAAAAAGVTVESIPGPSAVTTALAASGFTGDRFVFEGFLPRTGTDRRARLDAIARETRTVVLYEAPTRVAKTLNDLTEVCGMERAVVVGRELTKLHEEYFRGTLAAAALRFAEKPRGEFVLVLEGAVAATTEITDDEIVAALDEALAAGATARGAADEVSQLLGAPRNRVYKLAVRR, encoded by the coding sequence ATGACGCCGGGACGCCTCGTCGTCGTGGCGACGCCCATCGGCAATCTCGGCGATCTGTCGCCGCGCGCCGCGGCCACGCTCGCCGCCGCCGACGTCGTCGCCTGCGAGGACACGCGCCACTCGCGCAAGTTGTTCACTGCCATGGGGCTGCGCACGCCGACGCTCATTGCGGTGCACAAGGACAACGAAGTCGCCCGTTCGCGCGAGATCCTCGAACTGCTCGCCGACGGCAAGACGGTCGCTGTCGTGACCGACGCCGGCACGCCGGCGGTATCGGACCCGGGCCGTCACGTCGTCGAGGCCGCGGCGGCCGCCGGCGTTACCGTCGAGTCGATCCCGGGCCCCTCCGCGGTCACCACCGCACTCGCGGCGAGCGGCTTCACCGGCGACCGCTTCGTGTTCGAAGGCTTCCTGCCCCGCACCGGAACGGATCGCCGGGCCCGCCTCGACGCCATCGCCCGCGAGACACGCACGGTCGTGTTGTACGAAGCGCCGACGCGGGTCGCCAAGACGCTCAACGACCTCACCGAGGTGTGCGGCATGGAGCGTGCCGTCGTCGTGGGCCGCGAGCTGACCAAGCTGCACGAGGAGTACTTCCGCGGCACGCTCGCCGCCGCCGCCCTGCGCTTCGCGGAGAAGCCGCGCGGCGAATTCGTGCTCGTGCTCGAAGGCGCGGTCGCGGCCACGACCGAGATTACGGACGACGAAATCGTGGCCGCCCTCGACGAGGCGCTCGCCGCAGGTGCCACCGCCCGCGGCGCGGCCGACGAAGTCTCACAACTGCTGGGCGCGCCGCGAAACCGTGTCTACAAGCTCGCAGTGCGCCGGTAG
- a CDS encoding DUF192 domain-containing protein, whose protein sequence is MAWLIRGEEVLASLDVADSFATRLKGLLGRDGIEGAYLIKPASSVHTIGMRFPIDVAFCDKQLTVVDAITMKPNRVGLPRPKARCVIEAEAGAFERWGLRPGDQLEVKE, encoded by the coding sequence GTGGCGTGGTTGATCCGCGGTGAGGAAGTGCTGGCGTCGCTCGACGTCGCCGACTCGTTCGCCACGCGATTGAAAGGGCTGCTCGGCCGCGACGGGATCGAAGGGGCGTACCTCATCAAGCCGGCATCGTCGGTCCACACCATCGGTATGCGCTTTCCGATCGACGTCGCGTTCTGCGACAAGCAACTCACCGTCGTGGACGCCATCACCATGAAGCCGAATCGCGTCGGCCTGCCGCGGCCGAAGGCGCGCTGCGTCATCGAGGCCGAAGCCGGCGCCTTCGAGCGCTGGGGCCTGCGACCCGGTGACCAACTTGAGGTGAAGGAATGA
- the ychF gene encoding redox-regulated ATPase YchF: protein MERIGIVGLPNSGKSSLFNALTGGNAAVASHPFSTTETSVGIAQVYDERLLKLAEMSHSRKVVAATIEFADQAGLVAGASAGEGLGNRFLAGIREVDAICLVLRAFEDENVVGDTDPVADLETLELELVLADATTVSNNLDKRRRAAKGDKSILAEVEALEVVDKILQEGTPLWRSNVSADHLAALTTFGLLTAKRVFAVVNIGDDQLDRADEIIQPVVAAFGGGGEVLAVCVQLEAEAAQLDPAGKAELMEGFGLGEGALPRVTRAAYHLLGRRTFLTTGEQESRAWTFRAGAKAPECAGVIHSDLQRGFIRAECIRWDELLELGSWAKAKEAGKLRVEGKEYEVQDGDVLEIRFNV from the coding sequence CTGTTCAACGCGCTCACCGGCGGTAACGCCGCGGTGGCGTCGCACCCGTTCTCGACCACCGAGACGTCGGTCGGTATCGCCCAGGTCTACGACGAACGGCTGCTCAAGCTCGCCGAGATGAGCCACAGCCGCAAGGTCGTCGCCGCCACCATCGAGTTCGCCGACCAGGCCGGCCTCGTCGCCGGCGCGTCGGCCGGTGAAGGCCTCGGCAACCGCTTCCTCGCCGGGATCCGCGAGGTCGACGCCATCTGTCTGGTGCTGCGCGCCTTCGAGGACGAGAACGTGGTGGGCGACACCGACCCCGTCGCCGACCTCGAAACGCTCGAACTCGAACTCGTGCTCGCCGACGCCACGACGGTGTCGAACAACCTCGACAAGCGGCGCCGGGCGGCAAAGGGCGACAAGTCGATCCTGGCGGAGGTCGAGGCGCTCGAGGTCGTCGACAAGATCCTGCAAGAGGGCACGCCGCTCTGGCGCTCGAACGTGTCGGCGGATCACCTCGCGGCGCTCACGACCTTCGGGCTGCTCACGGCCAAGCGCGTGTTCGCGGTGGTCAACATCGGCGACGACCAACTCGACCGCGCCGACGAGATCATCCAGCCCGTGGTCGCGGCCTTCGGCGGCGGCGGAGAGGTTCTCGCGGTGTGCGTGCAGCTCGAAGCCGAAGCGGCCCAACTCGACCCCGCCGGCAAGGCCGAACTGATGGAGGGCTTCGGCTTGGGCGAGGGGGCGCTGCCCCGCGTCACGCGTGCCGCCTACCACCTGCTCGGCCGGCGCACGTTCCTCACGACGGGCGAGCAGGAAAGCCGCGCCTGGACGTTCCGCGCCGGCGCCAAGGCGCCCGAGTGCGCCGGCGTCATCCACTCAGACCTCCAGCGCGGCTTCATCCGCGCCGAGTGCATCCGGTGGGACGAGCTGCTCGAGCTCGGCTCCTGGGCCAAGGCCAAAGAGGCGGGCAAGCTGCGCGTCGAAGGCAAGGAGTACGAAGTCCAAGACGGCGACGTGCTCGAAATCCGCTTCAACGTCTGA